ACCCCCGGTGTTCCGCGGCCCGCCCGCCGGCGCCGCACGCCGCGGTCGCGGCGCGGCGGCGACAGCGGTGACGGTACAGCGGCCAGGGCACTCGGAGGGCACGGATGAGCACAGCGGACGCGGCGATTCCCGAAACACCGTGGTGGCACACCTTCTACGGCGGGCTGCAGAAGATGGGCCGGAGCCTCCAGCTCCCGGTGGCCGTCCTGCCCGCCGCCGGCATCCTCAACCGGCTGGGCCAGCCGGACGTCTTCGGCGCGGACGGCCTGGGCTGGGACAACCTCGCCAAGGTCTTCGCCGCGGCCGGCGGCGCCCTGCTGGACTCCTCGCTCGGCCTGCCGCTGCTGTTCTGCATCGGCGTGGCGATCGGCATGGCCAAGAAGGCGGACGGCTCGACGGCGCTCGCCGCGGTCGTCGGCTTCCTGGTCTACTACGCCGTGCTGCACGCCTTCCCGCAGAAGTGCACCCCGCCGACGGTGCTGCTCGGCAACCAGTGCGTGGACGTGAAGTCGCTGAAGGCCGCCGCGGCGAGCTACCAGAACCCGGGCGTGCTGGGCGGCATCCTGATGGGCCTGCTCACGGCCTGGCTGTGGGTGCGCTTCCACCGCACGCGACTGGTGGACTGGCTGGGCTTCTTCAACGGCCGCCGGCTCGTACCGATGATCACCGCGCTGACGGGCCTGATCCTGGCCTGCCTGGGGCTGTGGGTGTGGCCGCCGGTCGGCCACGGCCTGACCTCCTTCAGCCAGTGGCTGTCCGACCTGGGCGCGATCGGCTCGGGGATCTTCGGCGTCGCCAACCGCGCCCTGCTGCTGGTCGGCATGCACCAGCTGCTGAACACCTTCGTCTGGTTCCAGTTCGGCGACTACACCAAGCCGGGCACCGGCGAGGTGGTGCACGGCGACATCCCGCGCTTCCTGGCGGGCGACCCGACAGCCGGCCAGTTCACCTCCGGCTTCTTCCCGATCATGATGTTCGCGCTGCCCGCCGCGGCGATGGCGATCGCCCACTCGGCCAAGCCGCACCGGCGCAAGGAGATCTACGGCCTGATGACCTCGGTCGCGCTGACCAGCTTCGTGACCGGCATCACCGAGCCGATCGAGTACTCGTTCGCCTACATCGCACCCGCCCTGTTCGCCCTCCACGCCCTGCTGACCGGCGCCTCGATGGCGGTGACCTGGGGCCTCGGGGTGCACGACGGATTCAGCTTCTCGGCCGGCCTGATCGACTACGGCCTGAACTGGGGGCTGGCGACGAAACCGTGGCTGATCATCCCGATCGGCCTGGCCTTCGCCGTCGTGTACTACGCCCTGTTCCGATTCGTCATCGTGCACTTCAATCTGAAGACACCGGGCCGCGAGGACGACGACCAGGTGGAGGACGTGACGAAGGCCTAGCACGGCCACTGGCCATTTGTTGCGCAACTCGCCAAAATCTCTGTAACGGCGGGTAATCAAGATCGCCGATCCGCAACAAGGTTTCGATTTCATAGCGCTTCCGACCTGCAATGCTTTCCGCCCTTCCCCCTCCGTCGGATGCATGTTAGAAACTGGTCTACACCACTCGTGGTGTAGACCAGTTTGCGTGTCGGGCCCCCGATGCACCCCACCGACCGCCTGTCGTTAGGAACCATCCCCATGAGTACGACTGCGCAGGCACCGGCGCCCGCTGCGGCGCCGGGCCCCTCCCAGGCGAAGAAGATCGGCCAGAGCACCCTCCAGGGCCTGCAGAAGATCGGCCGGAGCCTCCAGCTGCCGATCGCCGTCCTGCCGGCGGCGGGCCTGCTGCTGCGTCTTGGCCAGGACGACGTCTTCGGCAAGGACGGCCTCGGCTGGGACAAGGTCGCCGCGGTGTTCAGCACGGCCGGCGACGCCGTGTTCAGCAACCTCCCGCTGCTGTTCGCGGTGGGCATCGCCATCGGCTTCGCCAAGAAGGCGGACGGCTCGACCGCGCTCGCCGCCCTGGTCGGCTTCCTGGTGTACAAGAACGTGCTGACCGCGTTCCCGATCACCGAGGGTCACATCGCCGACGGCAAGTGGGTGGGCCCCACGTACCAGAACCCCGGTGTGCTCGGCGGCATCGTGATCGGCCTGCTCAGCGCCGTGCTCTGGCAGAAGTTCCACCGCACCAGGCTGGTCGACTGGCTCGGCTTCTTCAACGGCCGCCGCCTCGTGCCGATCATCATGGCCTTCGTGGGCACCGCCGTCGGCGTGGTCTTCGCCCTGCTCTGGGGCCCGGTCGGCGACGCCATCGGCCACCTGAACAACAGCCTGATCGGCGCCGGCGCGCTCGGCGCGGGCGCGTTCGGCCTGATCAACCGCGGTCTGCTGCCGGTCGGCATGCACCAGTT
The Kitasatospora paranensis genome window above contains:
- a CDS encoding PTS transporter subunit EIIC produces the protein MSTTAQAPAPAAAPGPSQAKKIGQSTLQGLQKIGRSLQLPIAVLPAAGLLLRLGQDDVFGKDGLGWDKVAAVFSTAGDAVFSNLPLLFAVGIAIGFAKKADGSTALAALVGFLVYKNVLTAFPITEGHIADGKWVGPTYQNPGVLGGIVIGLLSAVLWQKFHRTRLVDWLGFFNGRRLVPIIMAFVGTAVGVVFALLWGPVGDAIGHLNNSLIGAGALGAGAFGLINRGLLPVGMHQFVNSYAWFQTGDFTKADGTVVHGDLTRYFAGDPTAGQFMSGFFPIMMFALPAAALAIAHAARPERRKAVMGMMMSLALTSFVTGVTEPIEFAFLFIAPVLFAIHAVLTAVSMAVTWALGVHAGFTFSAGLIDYALGFSKATHPLLIIPIGLVFAALYYVLFRFAITKFNLKTPGREDEGEIEDVTKA
- a CDS encoding PTS transporter subunit EIIC — its product is MSTADAAIPETPWWHTFYGGLQKMGRSLQLPVAVLPAAGILNRLGQPDVFGADGLGWDNLAKVFAAAGGALLDSSLGLPLLFCIGVAIGMAKKADGSTALAAVVGFLVYYAVLHAFPQKCTPPTVLLGNQCVDVKSLKAAAASYQNPGVLGGILMGLLTAWLWVRFHRTRLVDWLGFFNGRRLVPMITALTGLILACLGLWVWPPVGHGLTSFSQWLSDLGAIGSGIFGVANRALLLVGMHQLLNTFVWFQFGDYTKPGTGEVVHGDIPRFLAGDPTAGQFTSGFFPIMMFALPAAAMAIAHSAKPHRRKEIYGLMTSVALTSFVTGITEPIEYSFAYIAPALFALHALLTGASMAVTWGLGVHDGFSFSAGLIDYGLNWGLATKPWLIIPIGLAFAVVYYALFRFVIVHFNLKTPGREDDDQVEDVTKA